In a genomic window of Lycium ferocissimum isolate CSIRO_LF1 chromosome 9, AGI_CSIRO_Lferr_CH_V1, whole genome shotgun sequence:
- the LOC132030084 gene encoding growth-regulating factor 4-like, which produces MSGTSTSVVGGGGGGEGGMGYGYRPPFTAVQWQELEHQAMIYKYLVAGLPVPPDLVVPIRRSFEAISARFFHHPSLGYCSYYGKKFDPEPGRCRRTDGKKWRCSKDAYPDSKYCERHMHRGRNRSRKPVESQSTSQSLSTSMSQITTGNSTTRGSCQNSSSGSLQNMPLYSVANSGALNYGSTATKLQMEPVSYGIDNKDYRYLHGIAPDDEHNLSSEASATVRSLGMGTNTESTWVLPSQVSSSPMARPKNDSQLLGSSTEMHLPNLLEPMIDATISKRRHQHCFFGSDIDSPGTVKEEQQHSMRPFFSEWPTAKESWSNLDDEGSNKNNFSTTQLSISTSDYSSRSACSPNDA; this is translated from the exons ATGAGTGGCACCTCTACATCagtggtggggggtgggggagggggtgAGGGGGGTATGGGGTATGGTTACAGGCCACCATTCACAGCTGTGCAATGGCAAGAACTGGAGCATCAAGCAATGATATATAAGTACTTGGTGGCAGGTTTACCTGTGCCACCTGACCTTGTTGTTCCTATTCGTAGAAGCTTTGAAGCCATCTCAGCTAGGTTCTTTCATCATCCAAGCT TGGGCTATTGTTCCTATTATGGGAAGAAGTTTGACCCTGAGCCAGGAAGGTGTAGAAGGACTGATGGAAAGAAGTGGAGATGCTCGAAAGATGCATATCCTGACTCCAAATATTGCGAGCGGCACATGCATCGAGGCCGCAACCGTTCAAGAAAGCCTGTGGAATCTCAATCTACTTCCCAGTCCTTGTCGACTAGTATGTCACAAATTACCACTGGGAACAGCACTACAAGAGGAAGTTGCCAAAATAGCAGCAGCGGAAGCTTACAAAACATGCCTTTATATTCTGTTGCCAATTCAGGAGCACTGAATTATGGAAGCACAGCAACGAAGTTGCAGATGGAGCCCGTCTCCTATGGAATAGATAACAAGGACTATAG GTATCTCCATGGAATTGCTCCTGATGATGAGCATAATTTATCTTCAGAAGCTTCTGCAACTGTCAGAAGTTTAGGGATGGGGACCAACACAGAGAGCACATGGGTATTGCCTTCTCAAGTTTCTTCAAGCCCCATGGCGAGACCAAAAAATGATTCTCAGTTGCTGGGTAGCTCAACAGAAATGCATCTACCTAATCTACTTGAGCCTATGATTGATGCAACAATTTCAAAGCGACGACACCAGCATTGCTTCTTTGGCAGTGACATTGATTCACCTGGAACAGTAAAGGAGGAGCAGCAGCATTCGATGCGCCCTTTCTTTAGCGAATGGCCCACTGCTAAAGAATCGTGGTCCAACCTTGACGATGAGGGATCCAACAAAAACAATTTCTCCACTACACAGCTCTCCATATCCACATCTGACTACTCTTCAAGGAGCGCTTGCTCCCCAAATG ATGCTTGA